Below is a window of Diaminobutyricibacter sp. McL0608 DNA.
CGCTGCCCAGAACGGAGTAGTCGAGCACACCTGCCAGCTCGCCGTCGATGTGCACGGCGTAGCGGTTCGCATCCGGCTCATGCGTGAATTCCTTCGCCATATGCCCAGAATACGTCCGGTTCGCCGAGCGTGGCCCCGAACGTTCGCCCAGAGTATGGTTGGCCCTGTGGGAAACCCGACCCGCACCTCGGTTCCACCGCATACCGCAGCGCCACAGCAGGCCGCAGCGTGTCGAACGCCGTAGAACCGTGGAGGTACCGTGACCATCGAGTCGCACTTTCCGAGCCTTTCGCCTGTCCATGAAGCGCTGCTCGCGCAGGTGCCGGTGAGGGAGCATACGTTCATCGAGACCGAAGAGATCGCGTACGAGCATGAGGGCCTGCCGCTCGAAGGGTACCTCGCCCGCGACACGCAGGCGGATGATCGCAGGCCGGCGGTGCTCATCCTCCATGACTGGACAGGGGTGGGCGACAACGTTCGGATGCGCGCCCAGATGCTCGCGCGCCTCGGCTATGTCGCCTTCGCGGCCGACCTGTACGGTGCGGGGGTCCGGCCGACAGGCGAGGCTGCTTCCGCCGAGGCGGGCAAGTACTACCGCGACCTGCCGTTGCTGCGCGCCCGGGTCGCCGCCGGCTTCACGCACCTGTTGCAGCATCCGGCCGTCGACCCTGCGCGGCTGGCGGTCGTCGGCTACTGCTTCGGAGGCACCGCAGCGCTCGAGTTCGCGCGCACCGGCGCTCCCGCCCGCGGTGTGGTCTCGTTCCACGGGGGTCTCGTCACCCACGACCCCAGTGATGCGGGCACGATCGCGGCATCGCTGATGATCCTCACCGGGGCCGCGGATCCGGTGGTTCCCGACGAGGCGATCGGTGCGTTCAAAGATGAGCTGCGTGCGGCACCGCACGTCGACTGGCAGGTGACGAGTTACAGCGGCGCGCCGCATGCGTTCACGGTGCCGGGGTCCGACCGGTACCGGCCGGTGGCGGATGCGCGCAGCTGGCGAGCGCTCGTCTGCTTCCTCGACGAGGTGTTCGCGTAGTCGAGTGGAACATCCGCTCCTGTTCGAGCCTGACGATCCGCTGGTCGATCGCCTTCGAGTTGTGTGCCTGCAGTTCCCCGAAGCGGTGGAGGTACTCGGCTGGGGGAGGCCGACCTTCCGCGCAGGCAAGAAGCAGTTCGCGGTCGCGGGTTCGAGCATGGACCGGCCGTATTCGGTCGTCTTCAAGCCCGATCCAGAGGAGCGCCTCGCCCTTCTCGAGGACGCGCGTTTCTTCGTCCCGCCCTACTACGGGCCGGCCGGTTGGCTCGCACTCGATTTCGACGGCGACGACACCGATTGGGTCGAACTGGCCGAACTCATGCAGACCTCATACCGTCAGGTCGCACTCAAGCGTCAATTGGCGGCGCTCGACGCCATCATGTAGTCTCTAACGTGGCTTGCGAGCGGTTACCGCCCGCGGCCGGTGTGTTCCAGGCCTCGCCTGACACGCAAAGCGCGCCCGTAGCTCAACGGATAGAGCATCTGACTACGGATCAGAAGGTTGGGGGTTCGAATCCCTCCGGGCGCACTTCAGTAATATGCGGTTTGATCAGGCTTTTTCATCGCTGGGCTGCCCGGTTTCCGAGCCAAAGCAATGGATTCGCGGTGGAGCGCGACGGCACCAGAATGCGTCACGCGTCCGATCCGCTCGTAACGGCCGAACGGTTCTGCGCGGCTGCAGGGTCGAGGCGGATGCGCTTGTGGCACGATGAGGGACCCAATGCGGGCGGGGCGCCAAGACCGATCGGCCCCGGTGCCTCCGCCCGCTGAGATCATCGCCCTAGCTGTCGAGGCTCCAAGGGCCGTTGGGATCGCCTTGCGTCTTGTCGCGTGTCCACCATTTCGCGGTGTACCTCCGCCCGCCAGAGAGCACGACGTCGCCCGTAACGAATGTCTGGCTGGCGGTCCACAGCACGGTGTCACCGCCTGCGCCCGGAGGGAGGCAGAGCTCGAGCGGCGTCGAATCGTCCAGGGGGTCCAGCGATACCGCCATATTCGTCGCGACGTGAAAAGGGCCGAACGCTCCGCCCACCGTCACCGCCAGTCGCTCGTTCACGGACCTGGGCTTAGGGCACGTACTCAACGGGTCAGTCGAGTTTCCCGTTTCCCGGGGTCCTGCTTTCTGGGGCGCTGCCGTGAGTGGTCACGGCGCGGACGCTGGGAAGCCGTCGGTCGTCGGTCGTTTCCGGAACCATGCGTGTCACGGCTGCCGGCATCGCGCCGATTGTGAGGACTCGAACCGTCGGTCCAACGCTGACTACGGCGAAGGAGGCCACCGGGGGAATCCGGTCCGGGACGAGGATGGTGTGATGCCCGGCGTCGAGGCGGCCACTCCAGAGGAACGCGGATGCGCTTTTCGGTTCCGGCGGTGTGAACGATGTGGCCCACAGTGCTTCCACCGTGACCTGGCTGGGAGCGGAAAGAGCGAGCTCTACTTTTCGTTGGGCAGAGTCGTAGACGACGTGATCGGCGACGCCCGCCGAATCGGCCGCCTCCACTTGGGCGGCGATGACTCCGGCGATTCCGGCGAGTCCTTGGATGAACGTCACATCAGGGTTGCGTTCGCCCACCTGTTCACGCAGGTGCTTCTTCACGTCGGGCGGGACCATGCCCCCGAAGACGAGAATGTCGAGTTCGGTTGTGTCGTAGTCCGTGAGCACCTGATCGAACTGGTTGGTCGCGTCGGCGGAGTATCCCTTTGCGCGGAGCTTGTCCGCCGCGTCAGTCAGGACTTTGGGGCTACGGCCGACGATCAGCACTCGGGCGCGCGGTTTGGCGGGGTGATCGTTCATGAGTGTTCTCCTGTGAGTAATTCTCGGGATGAGGTGGGATGAGATGACGACCGTCGGGTCCAGAATCGGGCCATCAGGATGATCCCGAGTGCGTACGGGACAGCGCCGACGATCTCAAGGATCTCGATCACGGGCGATGCCGGTCCCAAACCGAAGATCGCTAGGCCTCCGG
It encodes the following:
- a CDS encoding dienelactone hydrolase family protein; translation: MTIESHFPSLSPVHEALLAQVPVREHTFIETEEIAYEHEGLPLEGYLARDTQADDRRPAVLILHDWTGVGDNVRMRAQMLARLGYVAFAADLYGAGVRPTGEAASAEAGKYYRDLPLLRARVAAGFTHLLQHPAVDPARLAVVGYCFGGTAALEFARTGAPARGVVSFHGGLVTHDPSDAGTIAASLMILTGAADPVVPDEAIGAFKDELRAAPHVDWQVTSYSGAPHAFTVPGSDRYRPVADARSWRALVCFLDEVFA
- a CDS encoding MmcQ/YjbR family DNA-binding protein, giving the protein MEHPLLFEPDDPLVDRLRVVCLQFPEAVEVLGWGRPTFRAGKKQFAVAGSSMDRPYSVVFKPDPEERLALLEDARFFVPPYYGPAGWLALDFDGDDTDWVELAELMQTSYRQVALKRQLAALDAIM
- a CDS encoding carbohydrate-binding protein gives rise to the protein MNERLAVTVGGAFGPFHVATNMAVSLDPLDDSTPLELCLPPGAGGDTVLWTASQTFVTGDVVLSGGRRYTAKWWTRDKTQGDPNGPWSLDS